CCGTGCCGAACCTGTGGATCATTCCCGCTGGCCAGTGCTCGAACGCGACAATTGCCGCACTCGCGCAAGGGCACCCGCTCGAAACGTTGTTCAACCGGCTCCGCGGGCAGTTTGACTTCGTGATCGTCGATAGCTGCCCGGTGCTCCCGGTCGCCGACGCGCTCCTGATCGCGCAACACGTGGACGGAGTTGTGTTTTCGATCATGCAGGACATCAGCCAGTTGCCAAAAGTTATCACCGCGTCGGAGAAGTTAACGCAACTGAACATCCTGTTGGTCGGGGCCGTGGTGAACGGCATCAAACAGGACGTGTACTCCTACGGCTACAACTACGTGAAGCAGTTACCCGCGTAACTTCTACACGGCTGGTGGGTTTGTAGGGTGGGGTCGGCGCCCGGCGCAGGCCCACCGAGATTGTGTGAAGAAAGACGCACCGGCAAGAATGCTCGTGCCGCAAAGCGGACCACAAAACGGCGTAAAGTTAGTGCCCGTATGAGTATCCACCCCCATCAAACCGCGACCGCCCGATCGCCCGGTGTTTCCGGGCGCTCGGCGATTCGTAAAGGGTTGGTGATCGCTCTGGCCGTGGCCGGGCTCGCCGGGGCCGCGGTGGTCGAGGGAACGCGGTCGAATCGGTGGGGGCCGTCCGAGGACGTGCGCGCCGCCGCCGCGAAGTTCGACGGCGTCCCCGCGACCTTCGGGGACTGGACGAGTACGGACGCCCCGATGTCGGAAAAGGTGCTGAAAGTCGCCGAAGCCGCCGGTCACGTGTCAAGAATTTATAAACACAGAAAGACCGGGGCCGAATTCGCCGTACTGCTTTTGTGCGGTCCTAGCGGTCCTATCGGTGCTCACACACCTGACGTGTGTTACGCCGGTAGCGGGTTCACAATGAGCGGCGAACCGCAGAAAAAAGCAGTCGCCCTACCAGATCAGTCCCCCGCGACCTACTGGTCGGTCCGGTTCGATAAGATAACCCCACCATCCGAGTCGCTCCGAGTTTGTTGGATGTGGGGAATAGGTGGAGATTGGGAAGCTTCCTCAAATGCCCGGTTCGGATGGCGTGGTGCGCTATACAAAATGTACGTCACCCGAAACGGACCCGACCCGACTGCTGACCGCGACCCGATTCACGAGTTCCTGACGGACTTTTTGCCCGAAGTGAAGAAGGCGCTGGCCCCACAACCGGCCGAATCGAAATAAGACCC
The Gemmata palustris DNA segment above includes these coding regions:
- a CDS encoding exosortase-associated EpsI family protein, coding for MSIHPHQTATARSPGVSGRSAIRKGLVIALAVAGLAGAAVVEGTRSNRWGPSEDVRAAAAKFDGVPATFGDWTSTDAPMSEKVLKVAEAAGHVSRIYKHRKTGAEFAVLLLCGPSGPIGAHTPDVCYAGSGFTMSGEPQKKAVALPDQSPATYWSVRFDKITPPSESLRVCWMWGIGGDWEASSNARFGWRGALYKMYVTRNGPDPTADRDPIHEFLTDFLPEVKKALAPQPAESK